From Haloarcula hispanica ATCC 33960, the proteins below share one genomic window:
- a CDS encoding glycosyltransferase family 4 protein has translation MGSIAVVHHDLKSIGGAEAVCMNILEALQSQHDLYLITFEGADIDRLNQAFNTKVEPEEITIHQPRIFSILSKAFPKRFSILKDALRYLYLDLFLEDVDLVFSTKNEMYLDSFTLHYVHKSSFPDYINPNPQTVLREIYLSLSHWIGGLDESKVRNDVFLANSGWTATSLSEYYGVEPTVVYPPIDTARFTDQAWEDRESGFLCIGEIDPRKNILENIDIIAELWNRNHDVHLHIIGPINSRDYYRKVADRADDYDFIHIEGELSFEDINDMIDNHKYGIHGMSKEPFGMVVAEMIAGGMIPFVPNGGGQVEVVNKEGNLIYSSPSEAVKKTEHVISDLEVQQEIKGELEEMKTAFTKDRFHNEIRDIVDRTIDEQKSGNI, from the coding sequence ATGGGGAGTATCGCAGTTGTTCATCATGATTTGAAATCTATTGGAGGTGCAGAGGCTGTTTGTATGAATATTCTTGAGGCGCTACAGAGTCAGCACGATCTGTATTTAATAACATTCGAAGGCGCGGATATTGATAGGCTTAATCAAGCCTTCAATACAAAAGTTGAACCAGAGGAAATAACAATCCACCAGCCTAGAATTTTTTCAATTCTATCTAAGGCGTTTCCTAAACGGTTCTCTATTTTAAAAGATGCACTACGGTATTTATATTTGGATCTGTTTTTGGAAGATGTTGATTTAGTATTCAGTACTAAAAATGAAATGTATTTGGATTCGTTTACTCTACATTATGTTCACAAATCTTCTTTTCCAGACTATATCAATCCCAATCCGCAGACAGTATTACGTGAAATATATCTATCACTAAGTCATTGGATAGGCGGTCTTGATGAGAGCAAAGTACGGAATGATGTCTTTCTCGCTAACTCTGGTTGGACAGCTACATCTCTGTCTGAATACTATGGGGTGGAACCAACAGTGGTATATCCGCCGATAGATACAGCTCGATTCACTGATCAAGCATGGGAAGACCGTGAATCTGGCTTTCTTTGTATCGGTGAGATTGATCCCAGAAAGAATATATTGGAAAATATTGATATTATAGCTGAGTTATGGAATAGAAACCACGATGTTCATCTACATATTATTGGGCCTATTAATTCTCGGGATTATTATCGAAAGGTCGCAGATAGGGCTGACGACTATGATTTTATCCATATCGAGGGTGAATTAAGCTTTGAAGATATAAATGATATGATTGATAATCACAAATACGGGATACATGGAATGTCAAAGGAACCGTTTGGTATGGTAGTGGCGGAAATGATTGCTGGTGGTATGATCCCTTTCGTTCCGAATGGGGGTGGCCAAGTTGAAGTTGTCAATAAAGAAGGCAATCTGATTTATAGTTCTCCTTCTGAGGCAGTTAAAAAGACTGAACACGTTATTTCGGATCTTGAAGTTCAACAAGAAATTAAAGGGGAGCTTGAGGAAATGAAAACCGCTTTCACTAAGGATCGTTTCCACAATGAAATCAGAGATATTGTCGATAGAACGATTGACGAGCAAAAATCAGGCAACATATAA
- a CDS encoding glycosyltransferase family protein, with translation MDRGILYFAKGDEFVLEAEKSAKRTQELMDYPITLVTDIDISPNPFDNIIIDDTEFTRSDKPKSLLRSPYEKTIFLDSDIWLEDSISELFDILDRFEMALAKDPKEPHVHYMDKSHPIDGVPKAFPEYNTGVVAYNQTPGVTQLFEEWKERCKPEHDRDQLSFRSSLYRSDIRFTTLRPEYNCMYRSHNALNGDVKVFHGKLMEDPRYPSLDKALQKLNQHSGPRVSYGYDPYVETIPPRSVPIYLRSRLARLRSIIERRGIIAAVKQMGSFLWRRYNGSN, from the coding sequence ATGGACCGAGGGATATTGTATTTCGCAAAGGGTGACGAGTTTGTTTTAGAAGCGGAAAAATCGGCAAAGAGGACACAGGAATTAATGGATTACCCAATTACGTTGGTGACTGATATCGATATAAGCCCCAATCCCTTCGATAATATTATAATCGACGATACTGAATTCACCCGATCTGATAAACCAAAGAGTTTGCTAAGGTCGCCATATGAAAAGACGATTTTTCTTGACTCAGATATCTGGCTAGAGGACTCAATTTCTGAGTTGTTTGATATCCTTGACCGATTTGAGATGGCATTAGCGAAAGATCCAAAAGAACCACACGTTCACTATATGGACAAATCTCACCCGATTGACGGAGTTCCAAAGGCATTCCCCGAATACAATACTGGGGTGGTTGCATACAACCAAACTCCCGGGGTAACTCAGTTATTCGAAGAGTGGAAAGAACGATGTAAGCCTGAACATGATCGTGATCAACTATCATTTCGATCAAGCCTATATCGATCCGATATTAGATTTACAACTCTTCGGCCTGAATATAATTGTATGTATCGATCCCACAATGCACTGAATGGGGATGTAAAGGTTTTCCATGGAAAACTGATGGAGGATCCACGATACCCTTCCCTGGATAAGGCTTTACAGAAACTTAACCAACATTCTGGCCCGCGTGTTAGTTATGGCTACGATCCATATGTAGAGACTATCCCACCTCGTTCCGTCCCGATCTATCTGCGTTCCAGATTAGCTCGTCTGCGATCAATTATCGAACGAAGGGGTATTATTGCAGCAGTCAAACAAATGGGTTCATTCCTTTGGCGGAGGTACAACGGGAGTAACTGA